A window of the Pseudoalteromonas sp. A25 genome harbors these coding sequences:
- a CDS encoding glycosyltransferase family protein, translated as MSDSKKIFILNNLCGQLMALGKALEEMGHQVAVLETDANGCRDLVTAKNAITAFEPDIILQQNFNVYMLSGEFGEALLDWIEAEQIKQLFWFVGRPDCMSKVYLFEQWVEKGYFKKAEFFCTAKAMMPFFEQYGLKADHLPAAIKPSSVNVQTRKNAKFVTSYFSNTVVWPKTTPMGTITAALSNTDTCMRYFLSLVCASLPNHNPQSIVNWILDPVRQFFNSLDIDFITHQLKRDRLDSALQHVPAQVRYAVLHQVEYLYSDFISYTIYQNIKSAVQYTSGSNFWDALQESADKVGSAEVCQLDVASFNSGAVISFSPFLTMSAPSSAPLSIVASGNVAICEFREELTELLPAEYVTTYKTIEELSHHIDSLDKNLSNHSDRIVAAQDYVLTHHTHLHRAQTVTDWLNK; from the coding sequence GTGAGTGATAGTAAAAAAATATTTATACTTAACAATCTTTGTGGCCAATTGATGGCTTTAGGTAAGGCCCTTGAAGAGATGGGTCATCAAGTGGCTGTACTTGAGACTGATGCCAACGGTTGTCGCGACTTAGTTACAGCTAAGAATGCGATTACTGCATTTGAACCTGATATTATTCTCCAACAAAACTTCAACGTCTATATGCTTAGTGGCGAGTTTGGTGAGGCGTTATTAGACTGGATTGAAGCTGAACAAATTAAACAACTTTTTTGGTTTGTTGGTCGTCCTGATTGTATGAGCAAAGTTTATCTATTTGAGCAATGGGTTGAAAAAGGTTACTTTAAAAAGGCAGAATTTTTTTGTACTGCGAAAGCGATGATGCCTTTTTTTGAGCAATATGGTCTTAAAGCAGATCATCTACCGGCCGCGATAAAGCCAAGCAGTGTAAATGTGCAGACTAGAAAAAATGCTAAATTTGTTACCAGCTATTTTAGTAACACCGTAGTTTGGCCTAAAACGACTCCAATGGGTACCATAACCGCGGCTTTGAGTAACACAGACACATGCATGCGCTATTTTTTATCCCTTGTTTGCGCCAGTTTACCCAATCACAATCCACAGTCGATTGTAAATTGGATTTTAGATCCTGTTCGCCAATTTTTTAATAGCTTAGATATTGATTTTATTACCCATCAATTAAAGCGAGATAGACTTGATAGCGCGTTGCAACACGTACCCGCGCAGGTACGCTATGCTGTGCTTCATCAAGTTGAATATCTTTATAGTGATTTTATTTCTTATACTATTTACCAAAATATAAAATCAGCTGTGCAATATACATCTGGCAGTAATTTTTGGGATGCATTACAAGAATCAGCTGACAAAGTTGGTTCGGCAGAGGTTTGCCAGTTGGATGTTGCCTCATTTAATAGTGGTGCAGTTATATCATTTTCGCCATTTTTAACAATGTCGGCCCCTTCAAGTGCGCCATTATCAATAGTTGCAAGTGGAAATGTGGCCATTTGTGAGTTCCGTGAAGAGCTAACAGAATTGCTCCCTGCTGAATATGTAACGACTTATAAAACTATCGAAGAATTAAGTCATCACATTGATTCATTGGATAAGAACCTATCTAACCACAGTGACCGTATTGTTGCTGCTCAAGATTATGTTTTGACTCATCATACTCATCTTCACCGAGCTCAAACAGTGACAGACTGGCTTAATAAATGA